The nucleotide window CGTTTCGGTCCGCGATGCATCGAGACGGTCCCAACGGGACCATCGCGAGCGCCCTGGCCAGGGCTTACGAAGAGATTGCCCTGCAAACCCTTGCCGATCAGGTCCGACGTTCCGTGAGGAGCTGCCAAGGAAATCGCTGGATGTTTCGCGTCGGCTCTGCCCATGAACACCCGCTCCGCCTTCATTCGAGATTGCTCGATCGTGAAGGAGACGAACAGCTCTTCCCAATCCTGGTTGAGCGAACCCCGGTTCGGCTCGATCTTTCACATAGCGGCTGGTCCGATATTTTCTTCCTTGGCATGGATTTTCCCGAGGGAGCGAGGGTTCTCAACATTTCGGTTGATCTCGGGGTCTTTGGCCGCGACGCCCAGCCAAGGCCACCGATCGAAACCTACTGTCGAGTAATTTCCGAGCCGATCCTCAGAATCTCCAGCCTTGACCTGAACGACACCAAGGATGTTGGTTCCCTGGAAGAACTGTTCAATTTCGGCAACGACTATCTCGGCCTGGTCAAGGCAGGAATCATCGCGTCGGGATTGGTGCCCCCTTCGCTTGAAGGCTCCTCGACCACGCTGAAGCACGTTCTCGATCGGGTAATCCGTCCCGGTTACGGCCTTGAGGTGGTCAGTAAGGTCAATGATATTCCCAAAGGTTCTCGTCTCGCGGTCTCTACGAACCTGCTCGCGTCGCTCATCTCCCTCCTGATGCGTGCGACCTGCCAGACGAGAGGACTCACCGGCCCCCTTCTCCCCGAAGAAGCACCTGTGGTCGTCGCCCGAGCGATTCTCGGCGAATGGCTCGGCGGTTCTGGAGGAGGGTGGCAGGATTCCGGTGGGATCTTCCCCGGAATCAAGCTCATCGAGGGTGTGCCGGCCAGTGAGGACGATCCCGAATTTGGCATCAGCCGTGGACGATTACTCCCGAAACACACCTTGCTTGACCAGGCAGGAGAAGGCTCGACTTTCCATAACGCTCTGGCAAACAGTCTGGTGCTTGTTCATGGCGGAATGGCTCAAAATGTGGGGCCAATCCTGAACATGGTCACCGAAAAATACCTCCTCCGCGCCCAGGAGGAATGGGAGGCTCGTCGAGAAGCCCTAAGGATTTTTGAGGGCATTGTCGCCGCCGTCCAGTCCGCGGATGTCCGGACCCTGGGTCAACTGACAACCCAGAACTGGGACGGGCCCCTCAAGCGAATGATACCCTGGGTCACCAACCGGTTTACCGAGTCGATCATCGCCGAAGTGAAAGCACATCTGGGAGACGACTTCTGGGGATTCCTGATGCTCGGCGGCATGTCTGGCGGCGGAATGGCCTTTTTCGTCGCTCCTCATCGCCGCGATGCCTTTCGCTCCGAGGCTCTGGCAATATTGAAGCGGGTCAAAGAGCGACTCCACGACGCACTGCCATTTGCGATGGAACCCGTCGTGTACGACTTCGCCATCAATCCCCTCGGCACGGTCGCCGACGTCATGCAAGGCAATTCGGCTCTCATGCCCCCGCGGTACTATTCGTTGCAGATTCCCCGGATGATCACTCAGGGACATACCGAAGTAAATCCCCAACGCCGGGTCGATATCGACCAGTTCGCGTCTCGGAGTGCCGACACCTCCGAACTGCTTCGCCTGTTCCGAGCGACAGTCAATACCCTCTTTCCTGTCTCGCGATCTGCGCTCGACCCGACCTCCGAAGATTGGAACGCCGAGGCCGATCGCATCCGTCGAGAGAACGGATTCGACCCCGTTCAGCACGAACAACTTCGCGAGGATCTTCAGCGGGGCCGTATCGGTCTGGCTCGCAATCGTTTACCAGTCGATACCGAGATCCGTGATGTTCACGATGACGATCTGATCGACGCCCGAGTCCTGAACGACGATCGAACTCAGTCGTCCGTGGAATCGAGGCTCGGTGAGATTGCCGTGGTGAGTCTCGCCGCTGGGGTTGGTAGTCGATGGACGACCGGGGCAGGTGTGGTGAAGGCCGTAAATCCATTCGTCATGCTCGACGGCCTCCATCGAAGCTTTCTGGAAATCCATCTCGCGAAATC belongs to Tautonia rosea and includes:
- a CDS encoding UTP--glucose-1-phosphate uridylyltransferase, translated to MADAKSLIETITSTDPELRDRSLQSLITGDSTVQILSHCEELERFRRRSTNLYERVRASLFLHTLYRYILQEASDLPSTGWIPVEGVDDLMQRRFEQAISSFRSAMHRDGPNGTIASALARAYEEIALQTLADQVRRSVRSCQGNRWMFRVGSAHEHPLRLHSRLLDREGDEQLFPILVERTPVRLDLSHSGWSDIFFLGMDFPEGARVLNISVDLGVFGRDAQPRPPIETYCRVISEPILRISSLDLNDTKDVGSLEELFNFGNDYLGLVKAGIIASGLVPPSLEGSSTTLKHVLDRVIRPGYGLEVVSKVNDIPKGSRLAVSTNLLASLISLLMRATCQTRGLTGPLLPEEAPVVVARAILGEWLGGSGGGWQDSGGIFPGIKLIEGVPASEDDPEFGISRGRLLPKHTLLDQAGEGSTFHNALANSLVLVHGGMAQNVGPILNMVTEKYLLRAQEEWEARREALRIFEGIVAAVQSADVRTLGQLTTQNWDGPLKRMIPWVTNRFTESIIAEVKAHLGDDFWGFLMLGGMSGGGMAFFVAPHRRDAFRSEALAILKRVKERLHDALPFAMEPVVYDFAINPLGTVADVMQGNSALMPPRYYSLQIPRMITQGHTEVNPQRRVDIDQFASRSADTSELLRLFRATVNTLFPVSRSALDPTSEDWNAEADRIRRENGFDPVQHEQLREDLQRGRIGLARNRLPVDTEIRDVHDDDLIDARVLNDDRTQSSVESRLGEIAVVSLAAGVGSRWTTGAGVVKAVNPFVMLDGLHRSFLEIHLAKSRQAMERYGVTIPHVVTTSYLTHSAIEHHLELTRNYGHHGPVFLSRGQSIGQRLIPMTRDLTFLWEEQAHETLDENKQKVREAGRRAILGWAQSQGEGADYVDNVPLQRFNPPGHFYEVPNLLRNGILARLLKQFPGLQWLLVHNIDTLGADLDPRIFAKVRESGATLAFEVIARRLDDRGGGLARVNGRLRLLEGLAQPREEVEFLLRYYNSMTTWVHIDGLLSAFELTREDLSGNPDRVASAIRSMAARVPTYVTIKDVKRRWGHAQEDVFPVVQFEKLWGDLTALPDLDCTFLAVDRPRGQQLKDPAQLDGWANDGSLDYVRGLCSFDR